One window of the Candidatus Zixiibacteriota bacterium genome contains the following:
- a CDS encoding exported hypothetical protein (Evidence 5 : Unknown function) yields MKTGAVVLGLLLCATTVFSGQITITSLPYSINQGQHSRDAIDTITIAGTRLTSQTDGIRFNPEYHNPISGWLLNLVSDTIEFAAGGGSNNEGIAVMSQADYPAHNLTINGGWIICKSPRDNDTNSSNNTCMIFGGEDILLKNVNMVAGGYDGKCVVGSGYDFEISGGQYLSRVNYYHSRCQFDAIIMNFSQVVYDEDYALAQSHTCNIKIHDIKITNAPHAGIRVASTTGSLTDYAVVKIYNNDINIDARNFRYTSYSGTCASSANPFGIALQRVGPGSEIYNNKITSGTSFGGGRGILLETARGSSRSFVEVFNNYVDTHEGPNSEYDENHAEFHAVRMRNDCSYLHFHNNTVIGTGDNSTATSSYGKSISAVRYTFDGTYGGTNSYNIIENNVFRVKSLNAGVTAYAVCFDQVDIPDTTMTFRYNRLESDNILVKFGELNGGARGITLHGDTLRFLSPSYEPETFHVGQFCNDFNSSRNFARDEVYQNGASDTNIVISCTTRGQNELGIQRLLRVKVLGNNGYPVTGAALTVTNNYRKSVVSSLTAGNGIVSGPATYWWESGTSSDSTAYNNFTIKAKKGTDSTIVSTRLTATSAIQTITLLKTAGDSSANCDTCGVICGDINDDGSVNVIDVAYLIKYLYRNGEAPYSMVAADVDRDGVLNMLDAAYIINAQYRGGGDLRCW; encoded by the coding sequence ATGAAGACGGGAGCTGTCGTACTCGGCCTGCTTCTATGTGCGACAACAGTATTTTCCGGGCAGATCACTATTACTTCTTTACCCTATTCAATCAATCAGGGTCAGCATTCGCGTGACGCTATCGATACCATAACCATTGCCGGAACCCGTCTGACCTCACAGACTGACGGTATAAGGTTCAATCCTGAGTATCATAATCCGATAAGCGGATGGCTTTTGAATCTGGTGAGCGATACCATCGAATTTGCGGCCGGCGGCGGCAGCAATAATGAAGGAATCGCGGTCATGAGCCAAGCCGATTATCCGGCGCACAATTTGACCATAAACGGAGGGTGGATTATCTGCAAATCTCCCCGAGATAATGACACCAACAGTTCCAATAATACGTGCATGATATTCGGCGGGGAAGACATTTTACTCAAAAATGTAAATATGGTGGCGGGTGGATATGACGGGAAGTGTGTGGTGGGCTCAGGATACGATTTTGAGATTTCGGGCGGCCAATATTTGAGCCGGGTAAATTATTATCACAGCCGCTGTCAATTCGACGCTATTATTATGAATTTCAGCCAGGTAGTATACGACGAAGACTATGCCTTGGCCCAAAGCCATACCTGTAACATTAAGATTCATGACATCAAGATAACCAACGCGCCGCATGCCGGTATAAGAGTTGCCAGTACCACCGGTTCCCTGACCGATTACGCGGTGGTAAAGATTTATAACAACGATATAAATATCGACGCCCGCAATTTCCGGTACACAAGTTACAGCGGCACCTGCGCCTCATCGGCAAACCCGTTCGGGATAGCCCTGCAGAGAGTTGGACCGGGTTCGGAAATATATAATAACAAGATTACTTCCGGAACCTCGTTTGGTGGGGGGCGGGGCATTTTACTTGAAACCGCCCGGGGCAGTTCGCGCTCGTTTGTGGAGGTTTTCAATAATTATGTGGATACGCACGAGGGGCCGAATTCCGAGTATGACGAGAATCATGCGGAATTTCATGCGGTGAGGATGAGAAACGACTGCAGTTATCTCCATTTTCATAATAATACCGTTATCGGAACGGGAGACAACAGCACCGCCACATCATCTTATGGAAAATCGATTTCGGCCGTTCGCTACACCTTTGACGGCACCTATGGTGGGACCAATTCCTATAATATTATCGAAAATAATGTCTTCCGCGTGAAATCACTGAATGCCGGGGTGACGGCCTATGCCGTCTGTTTCGATCAGGTCGATATTCCGGACACGACCATGACGTTCCGATATAATCGCCTTGAAAGCGATAATATCCTGGTAAAATTCGGGGAACTGAATGGCGGCGCACGGGGAATAACATTGCACGGCGATACACTGCGCTTCCTTTCGCCCAGCTATGAGCCGGAAACTTTTCATGTCGGACAATTTTGCAATGACTTCAACAGTTCCAGGAATTTCGCCCGAGATGAGGTCTACCAAAACGGGGCCTCAGATACCAACATTGTCATTTCCTGCACCACGAGAGGTCAGAATGAATTGGGGATCCAGAGACTCCTGAGAGTAAAGGTTCTGGGGAACAATGGTTACCCGGTTACGGGGGCTGCTTTGACGGTGACAAATAACTATAGGAAGTCGGTAGTATCCTCCTTGACCGCAGGGAATGGGATTGTAAGCGGCCCGGCCACTTATTGGTGGGAATCAGGGACCTCTTCTGATTCCACCGCCTACAATAATTTCACGATTAAGGCCAAAAAAGGGACCGACAGTACCATCGTGTCAACCAGGCTTACGGCGACATCGGCAATTCAAACGATTACGCTTCTAAAAACGGCCGGGGACAGCAGCGCCAATTGCGATACTTGCGGGGTTATATGCGGAGATATAAACGACGACGGGTCTGTCAATGTCATTGATGTGGCTTATCTGATAAAATATCTTTATCGAAACGGCGAGGCGCCTTATTCTATGGTGGCGGCAGATGTTGACAGGGACGGCGTCCTAAATATGCTCGATGCCGCATACATAATAAATGCCCAATATCGGGGCGGCGGCGACCTGCGTTGCTGGTAG
- a CDS encoding putative CapK related-protein (Evidence 3 : Putative function from multiple computational evidences): protein MSGLYQNFVKNIVYPLETIRIGSSARRHLAELERSQFFSPEKIKELQVERLRRLLIHAYENCPFYTDRFNQCGFNPRKLQTIEDMQIIPVTTKKDIQDNNERMRAVNYSDDQLEPNKTGGSTGSPLFFYHDMDRIYSREASTFRHNRWAGWDIGMKTAYLWGHRGDLSGVQNVKARLRNLLLERRLILDTSSISREKLTAFNQALNKYRPEIYIAYANSIFLFARFLKETGIRDYHRPRAVITSAEVLEPSQRQVIESVFECRVFDRYGSRETSLIASECDRHSGLHLCAETLLLEFVREGKPTSPGQPGKTLVTDLLNFGMPFIRYQNEDTGCWTGNNCGCGRGLPLMSIAGGRITDFLITPEGQIISGAALTIYLIANAPGVAQAQLIQENINEVTFRIVKGEKFGDATLRFFEREIPRFFGPRVKYSIEYVENIPLESSGKYRFSISKVDPSEMF from the coding sequence ATGAGTGGCTTATATCAGAATTTCGTTAAGAATATAGTTTATCCTCTGGAGACCATTCGTATCGGCTCATCCGCCCGCCGCCATCTGGCGGAGCTGGAAAGATCGCAATTCTTTTCACCTGAGAAGATAAAGGAACTTCAGGTGGAGCGGCTGCGTCGTTTGTTAATACATGCCTACGAAAATTGCCCGTTTTATACGGACCGATTCAATCAATGCGGTTTCAATCCCCGAAAATTGCAGACAATTGAGGATATGCAGATAATTCCCGTGACAACCAAAAAGGATATTCAAGACAATAACGAAAGGATGCGGGCGGTCAATTATTCCGATGACCAGTTGGAGCCGAATAAGACGGGGGGCTCGACCGGTTCGCCGCTCTTTTTCTATCATGACATGGATCGAATATATTCACGGGAAGCATCCACCTTTCGCCACAACCGCTGGGCCGGGTGGGATATCGGAATGAAGACGGCCTATCTCTGGGGGCATCGGGGCGATCTATCGGGTGTGCAGAATGTCAAGGCCCGCTTGCGCAATCTCCTTCTGGAACGGCGCCTCATCCTTGATACTTCCAGTATAAGCCGCGAGAAATTAACGGCGTTCAATCAGGCCCTTAATAAATACCGGCCCGAGATTTATATTGCCTATGCCAACTCGATTTTTCTCTTTGCCCGTTTTTTGAAAGAGACCGGGATTCGCGATTATCATCGGCCGCGGGCCGTTATTACCTCCGCCGAAGTCCTGGAACCGAGCCAGCGGCAGGTAATCGAGTCGGTATTCGAATGTCGAGTATTCGACCGCTATGGTTCGCGCGAAACCAGTTTGATCGCCTCGGAGTGCGATCGGCACAGTGGACTCCATCTATGCGCCGAAACCCTCCTGCTGGAGTTCGTCAGAGAAGGTAAGCCGACTTCCCCGGGACAGCCGGGAAAGACACTTGTAACCGATTTGCTCAATTTCGGGATGCCCTTTATCCGCTATCAAAATGAAGATACCGGATGCTGGACGGGGAATAATTGCGGTTGCGGGCGAGGATTACCTCTAATGTCAATTGCGGGAGGAAGAATCACCGACTTCCTCATAACTCCGGAGGGGCAAATTATTTCGGGAGCGGCCTTGACCATTTATCTGATAGCCAATGCCCCCGGGGTAGCGCAGGCCCAATTGATTCAAGAAAATATCAACGAAGTGACTTTCCGTATCGTAAAAGGAGAGAAATTCGGGGATGCCACTCTGAGATTTTTTGAGAGGGAAATACCACGGTTCTTCGGCCCAAGGGTAAAGTACTCAATAGAATATGTCGAAAATATTCCTTTAGAGAGCTCAGGCAAATACCGTTTCAGTATTTCTAAAGTGGACCCGAGCGAGATGTTTTGA
- a CDS encoding putative Polysaccharide biosynthesis protein (Evidence 3 : Putative function from multiple computational evidences) gives MAQSVTKEAKVIARHSMVYGLSNVLDRAVGFVMLPVYTRFLTPADYGIMELIYMTTSIISLVIGFGLEAAVSRFYFDYEDDASRKKVVSTAIVGYGAVTVTITAILLPFSGIFSKLVLESAQYSNLFIVALLTLATGMILPINYAYLRVQQRSFEYMITKVGMTAVNLGMNIYFVVFAKMGVYGILLSNLLAQLLFVVILNIRTLLETKLRIDYGVLKEMLKFGLPLIPSNISAYIVQASDRYFVNHYDNTTMTGLYSLGYKFGTLINQFVTSPFIQIWGPRRMEYFGKEGYEKIFARIFTYFCTASLFAGLLISLLSREVIMLMADKSFWSAYKVVPIVTLAYIVFSFHYHFSVGILMKKATKYMAYVNIANGILNLALNFLLIPPFNVWGAALATLICFIFKATMIFYFSNRFYKIEMEWRRLFMLFGIAFALFFAGYHIDSGSIWLNVLAKTGIGFCFPVLLYIFRFFDNEEIKRLKYIIKYRKFEYE, from the coding sequence ATGGCCCAGTCGGTGACAAAAGAAGCCAAAGTGATAGCCCGTCATTCGATGGTCTACGGGCTGTCGAATGTCCTGGACCGGGCGGTCGGTTTTGTCATGCTACCGGTCTATACCCGTTTCCTGACCCCGGCCGATTACGGGATCATGGAACTGATTTATATGACGACCAGCATAATTTCGCTGGTCATCGGATTCGGTCTGGAAGCCGCGGTTAGCCGATTCTATTTTGATTATGAGGATGACGCGAGCCGAAAAAAAGTGGTCAGCACGGCCATTGTCGGCTACGGCGCCGTCACAGTGACAATCACGGCCATACTGCTTCCGTTCTCCGGCATATTTTCCAAACTGGTTTTGGAGTCGGCGCAATATTCCAATCTTTTCATAGTCGCCCTTTTGACGCTCGCCACGGGGATGATTCTTCCCATCAATTATGCGTACCTGCGGGTTCAGCAGCGGTCGTTCGAGTACATGATCACCAAGGTGGGCATGACCGCGGTCAATCTGGGGATGAATATTTATTTTGTCGTCTTCGCCAAAATGGGTGTTTACGGGATTTTGCTTTCCAATCTTCTGGCTCAGCTCCTGTTTGTCGTCATATTGAATATTCGGACATTATTGGAGACGAAGTTGCGGATCGATTACGGCGTTCTGAAAGAAATGCTGAAATTCGGGTTGCCTTTAATACCGTCAAATATATCGGCCTATATAGTCCAGGCCTCGGATCGTTATTTCGTGAATCATTATGACAACACCACGATGACCGGCTTATATTCGCTGGGCTATAAGTTTGGAACCCTGATCAATCAATTCGTGACCTCGCCATTCATCCAGATCTGGGGGCCGCGGCGAATGGAATATTTCGGCAAGGAGGGGTATGAGAAGATCTTCGCGAGAATTTTCACTTATTTCTGTACCGCCTCGCTTTTTGCCGGGCTCCTGATATCGCTACTCTCCCGGGAAGTGATAATGTTAATGGCGGACAAATCATTCTGGTCGGCGTATAAGGTGGTTCCGATTGTAACCCTGGCCTATATAGTATTTTCGTTTCATTATCATTTCAGTGTCGGCATCCTGATGAAAAAGGCGACCAAGTACATGGCCTATGTGAATATCGCCAACGGCATTCTCAATCTGGCGCTGAACTTTCTCCTGATCCCGCCATTTAATGTTTGGGGAGCGGCCCTTGCCACATTGATTTGTTTCATCTTCAAGGCCACGATGATTTTCTACTTCTCGAACCGGTTCTATAAGATTGAAATGGAATGGCGGCGGCTGTTTATGCTTTTCGGGATAGCATTCGCGCTGTTTTTTGCCGGGTATCATATCGATTCCGGATCCATCTGGCTGAATGTTTTGGCAAAGACCGGAATCGGTTTTTGCTTCCCCGTCCTCCTATATATTTTCCGTTTCTTCGATAATGAGGAAATTAAGAGACTGAAGTATATCATTAAGTACAGGAAATTTGAATATGAATGA
- a CDS encoding hypothetical protein (Evidence 5 : Unknown function), with protein sequence MPFFIGFMRLRAIILLTRINECNILIVDGNGLWDLRIERISAGPHSSRPLRRFFDR encoded by the coding sequence ATGCCGTTTTTTATTGGATTTATGCGGCTTCGCGCCATTATTTTGTTGACAAGAATAAACGAGTGCAATATTTTAATTGTTGATGGTAATGGTCTTTGGGACCTGAGAATTGAAAGAATTTCGGCCGGTCCTCACAGTTCCCGGCCTTTAAGGAGATTTTTCGACCGCTAG
- the rmlA gene encoding dTDP-glucose pyrophosphorylase (glucose-1-phosphate thymidylyltransferase) (Evidence 2a : Function from experimental evidences in other organisms; Product type e : enzyme), giving the protein MKNEVKKGIILAGGSGSRLYPVTQVACKQLLPLYDKPMIYYPLSTLMLFGITDILIISTPKDIPQFEGLFGDGHHLGLNISYKIQENPAGIAQAFIIGADFIGDDNVILILGDNIFYGVYDFLRHARDFREGATVFGYYVRDPQRYGVVEFDEKGVAVSIEEKPKHPKSNFAVTGLYLYDNRVVEIARNLKPSGRGELEITDVNRAYLKMGQLRVEKLGRGIAWLDTGTHESMLDAQNFIATIEKRQGLKIACIEEIAYRMRFINRKQMQFLLDNMADNDYKKYLLEVVREVDGEEKNTHHR; this is encoded by the coding sequence ATGAAAAATGAGGTAAAAAAGGGAATAATATTGGCGGGCGGCAGCGGGAGCCGCCTTTACCCGGTAACTCAGGTGGCCTGCAAGCAACTTCTGCCGTTATACGATAAGCCGATGATTTACTACCCGCTTTCGACTTTGATGCTTTTTGGTATCACCGATATATTGATTATTTCGACCCCCAAAGATATACCTCAGTTCGAGGGATTATTCGGCGATGGTCATCATCTGGGACTGAATATCTCATATAAAATTCAGGAGAATCCGGCCGGGATCGCCCAGGCCTTCATAATCGGGGCCGATTTCATAGGCGACGATAACGTCATTTTGATCCTGGGGGATAATATATTTTACGGCGTGTATGATTTCCTTCGACATGCCCGCGATTTCCGCGAAGGAGCCACCGTCTTCGGATATTATGTCCGGGATCCGCAGCGGTATGGAGTGGTGGAATTTGACGAAAAAGGGGTGGCGGTATCAATAGAAGAGAAGCCGAAACATCCGAAGTCAAATTTCGCCGTGACCGGCCTTTATCTTTATGATAACCGGGTGGTAGAAATCGCCAGAAATTTGAAGCCATCGGGGCGAGGAGAACTGGAGATCACCGATGTCAATCGGGCCTATCTCAAAATGGGGCAATTAAGAGTAGAAAAACTGGGGCGGGGAATCGCCTGGCTCGATACGGGAACTCATGAAAGCATGCTGGATGCCCAGAATTTTATCGCCACTATTGAAAAAAGGCAGGGACTTAAAATCGCCTGTATCGAAGAGATAGCCTACCGAATGAGATTTATTAACCGGAAGCAGATGCAGTTTCTCCTGGACAATATGGCCGACAACGATTATAAAAAATACCTTCTCGAGGTCGTTCGCGAGGTCGACGGTGAAGAGAAAAATACTCATCACCGGTAG
- a CDS encoding Aspartate racemase, producing the protein MKNGKRFLGIIGGMGAEAGAVLYERIIRLTPVEVDQDHIESLLYSNTTIPDRTKAILNEGPSSYPPLLDSARLLERNEVDLIILGCVTSHHYIEALRKEIKCEVLSAIEETLEQIKSRAPRAKKVGILGTTGTIRTELFQKALKAASLEPLILPDDIQEKFVMGALYAPDGIKAGYQQPARDKMLVAMNWLLLNGAEAIISGCSEFPLLFDQDDCLVPLVDAMDALIRKAIFRCTGREALERPNRQIDD; encoded by the coding sequence GTGAAAAACGGCAAGAGATTCTTGGGGATTATAGGAGGCATGGGAGCGGAAGCAGGGGCGGTTCTTTACGAGCGAATTATCAGATTGACTCCGGTAGAGGTCGATCAGGATCATATCGAAAGTCTGCTTTATTCCAACACCACGATTCCGGATAGGACCAAGGCCATTTTGAACGAGGGGCCCAGTTCTTATCCCCCCCTTCTGGATTCGGCGCGTCTTTTGGAAAGAAATGAAGTGGACCTGATTATCCTGGGTTGCGTAACATCCCATCATTACATCGAGGCCCTGCGCAAAGAAATAAAGTGCGAAGTGTTGAGTGCCATTGAAGAGACACTCGAGCAGATTAAAAGCCGTGCTCCTCGGGCGAAAAAGGTAGGAATTCTAGGAACAACGGGGACCATTCGAACCGAATTATTTCAGAAGGCCCTGAAAGCCGCCAGCTTGGAGCCGCTGATTTTGCCCGATGATATTCAAGAGAAGTTTGTGATGGGGGCACTGTACGCTCCCGACGGCATCAAGGCCGGTTATCAGCAGCCGGCGCGGGATAAAATGCTGGTGGCGATGAACTGGCTGCTCTTAAATGGAGCCGAGGCCATTATCTCCGGGTGTTCGGAGTTCCCGCTACTGTTCGATCAAGACGATTGTCTGGTGCCGCTGGTCGATGCTATGGATGCTTTGATCCGCAAAGCAATTTTCCGCTGCACGGGCCGAGAGGCGCTCGAACGGCCTAATCGACAAATAGACGATTAA
- a CDS encoding dTDP-4-dehydrorhamnose 3 5-epimerase and related enzymes-like protein, protein MKCDIEGVILRELKRFNDDRGWLIELFRHDEIEEENRPVMAYVSLTRPGVARGPHEHVYQSDYFAFIGPSTFRLYLWDNRKNSPTFGKSFKIDAGESNKLTAIIPPGVVHGYRNIGSVDGIVYNAPNRLYAGQGKKEAVDEIRHEDDPHSKYRLYD, encoded by the coding sequence ATGAAATGCGATATTGAAGGCGTGATCCTTAGGGAATTAAAACGATTTAACGATGATCGGGGCTGGCTGATAGAGTTATTCCGTCACGACGAAATTGAAGAGGAAAATCGTCCGGTGATGGCCTACGTATCACTAACCCGGCCGGGAGTGGCGCGGGGACCCCATGAACACGTATATCAATCCGACTATTTCGCTTTCATCGGGCCATCGACATTTCGACTCTATCTATGGGATAATCGTAAAAATTCCCCGACTTTCGGTAAATCATTCAAAATAGATGCAGGCGAAAGCAATAAGTTGACCGCGATTATTCCTCCCGGTGTCGTTCACGGTTACAGGAATATCGGTTCAGTCGACGGTATCGTCTATAATGCCCCCAACCGGCTCTATGCCGGCCAGGGCAAAAAAGAGGCGGTCGATGAAATCCGCCACGAAGACGACCCCCATTCAAAGTATCGACTCTACGATTAA
- the spsK gene encoding Spore coat polysaccharide biosynthesis protein SpsK gives MKRKILITGSQGQLGRDLVSVLSQKHTVTGIDIEDLDICDRDRTNALIGEAKPDIVIHTAAYTDVDSCESNRELAMRINVEGTENLALAVREIGARMIYYSTDYVFDGTKDSPYIETDRPNPMTIYGRSKWEGEKRVIKNLADFLIIRIAWVYGKNGKNFVKTMLKLGRVQMENRIKKVEIVPLKVVNDQFGSPTWTMAIVRQTELLLEKDLTGIVHGTSEGVATWYDFARAIFEEAGMEVDVRPCTTKEFLRPAPRPHFSVLENKCLKEAGFNLMPDWRNSLKEFFDIYREGIEI, from the coding sequence GTGAAGAGAAAAATACTCATCACCGGTAGCCAAGGTCAATTGGGCCGGGATTTGGTTTCGGTCTTATCCCAGAAACACACCGTCACAGGAATAGATATTGAAGATCTGGATATCTGTGATCGGGACCGGACCAATGCCCTTATTGGAGAAGCAAAGCCAGACATAGTGATTCATACCGCCGCCTATACCGATGTCGATAGCTGTGAAAGCAATCGTGAATTGGCTATGAGAATAAACGTCGAAGGAACGGAGAATCTGGCCCTGGCCGTTCGAGAGATCGGGGCGCGAATGATATATTATTCCACTGATTATGTATTTGATGGGACCAAGGATTCGCCCTATATCGAAACTGATCGCCCCAATCCCATGACAATTTATGGCCGGAGCAAATGGGAAGGGGAGAAGAGGGTCATCAAAAATTTGGCGGATTTTCTTATTATCAGGATTGCCTGGGTCTATGGCAAAAATGGCAAGAATTTTGTCAAGACGATGCTCAAACTGGGACGAGTTCAGATGGAAAACCGAATAAAGAAAGTAGAAATCGTTCCATTGAAAGTTGTCAACGATCAATTCGGCAGTCCAACCTGGACCATGGCTATTGTCCGGCAGACGGAATTGCTTCTGGAAAAGGATCTTACGGGAATAGTACACGGCACATCGGAGGGGGTGGCGACCTGGTATGATTTCGCCCGGGCAATTTTTGAGGAAGCCGGTATGGAGGTCGATGTAAGGCCCTGTACCACCAAGGAATTCCTTCGTCCCGCGCCGCGCCCCCACTTCTCGGTTCTCGAAAACAAGTGCTTGAAAGAAGCGGGATTTAATCTGATGCCCGACTGGCGAAATTCGCTCAAGGAATTTTTCGATATATATAGAGAAGGTATTGAAATATGA